In Hypanus sabinus isolate sHypSab1 chromosome 25, sHypSab1.hap1, whole genome shotgun sequence, the genomic stretch ATGACTCCTAAAACCAAAtggctgtaccagtgatgatttggtgtgtcgtattaaaggaggtgaatacttatgcaatcaattattttgtgttttatatttgtaattagtttagatcactttgtgcagatctgttttcactttgacacaagagtctttttctgttgatcagtgtcaaaaaaagccaaagtaaatccactttgattcaaaattgtaaaacaataaaacatgaaaaattactgcagtggggtgaatacttttttattGGCACTGTGTTTGAGTTTCCTGGAGCTATTTGGATGGAGGCTTATTTGAGTGAGGGTGAGATGCATTTTGTGGGGGTAGGAAGGGGTGTATTTGAGTTATTTGGAGGTGTTTGAGTTTGCTGGAGATATCTGGATGCAAGTAGTGTGCTTTGAGTTTGCCGGGGTCTATTTATAAGGGATGTACATTATTTCAAAGTAGGGTGGtatttgtgtgaggggtgtgggagagagggagggaggttaGGCTGTTTACTGACAAACTCTTCTTTCCTCTCCTGGGGCAGGACCGAGGCCATGTCCAGCTCACGGAGGGCCCTGATTGGAGTGGGCCAGATGACCGCGTCTGCAGACAAGGAGCACAATTTCCAGCAGTGCCAGGAGCTGGTGAAGATAGGGGCTGCCCGCGGAGTCCACATGCTTTTCCTGCCTGAGGCCTTCGATTACATCACACCCAGCACTGAGGAAACCCTCCACCTCGCTGAGGGTCTTGACGGAGAGCTGATAGAGAGATACCGGCAACTGGCCAGGTAGACCTCCTTGATCCTCTATATTTGCCACTTATCTCCATTCACTCATTCCCCTCGTTCCCCTCCATCCCCCTTGTCCCCTCAGTCCCCCTCATTGCCTATGTTCCCCTCCAGCCTCCTCATTCCTTCCTGTCCCTCTCCATCCTCACTGTCTTCCTCCAATCCCTCATTCCCTCCATCCTCCTCATTCCCTCCATCTCTCTTGTGCCTCCAACCCCATGTCCCCTCGTGCTCCTCTGTCGCATTCGTCCCTCTCATCTCTCTCGTTTCTCTCTGTCCCTATCGTTGCCTTTGTCAGCATCATCCCCCTCTATCCCTCCTCATCCCTCAGTTCCCATTAACAACCTCCCCCCATCCCGCTGCATCGTCTCTCCCTCGATTTCCCGCACCTTTTGCCCCCTTCACCCTCTCTCAAAGGCCTGTATCTGTCTGCAGGGAGTCCAGACTCTGGCTGTCCCTGGGTGGGTTCCACGAGCGAGGACCACACTGGGATCAGGACCGGCGAGTCTACAATACCCACCTGCTACTTGATGACTCGGGTAAGAGGGATTGGCGGATTGAAGAGCCGTGTGGGCTGGTGGGAGGGAGGAGGTCCCGGATCAAGGAAGGATGGGGAGAGACCGCCCTGTGTCTGGGACAGATATGATTGTGAGGACCAGCTAGCCCTGGATAATTATACAAATCCAGGTTGATGCTTTCTGTTTGCCGTCACTGGGGGTGGTGTGACCATAGGGAGATGGATTTAAAACCAGGAGGCAGAGCTACAAAGTATATTAATCCTGTTGTATATAGGACAAACTGTGGGGCTCTACCGAAAGACCCACCTCTTCGATGTGGATCTCCCGGGTCAGGTCTCACTCAAGGAGAGCAGCTTCACTATACCCGGACCACAAATTGAGCTGCCGGTTACAACTCCGATTGGCAAGGTAaatatgatgggactgtgtctgATCTGCGACctggatgtgtgtgatgggacagtatagagggcATGTGTGAAGGGACAATGTAGAGGgaacttctctctgtgtctgactcattccctgggagtgtgtgttggatagtgtggagggcgattcactctgtgtctgacccattcCCTGGGAGTATAtgatggatagtgtggagggagattctctctgtatctgaccagtGTTGTGCTTTCCTACCACAGATTGGACTTGCTATTTGTTATGATCTTCGATTCCCAGAAATATCTCGAACTCTAGCTGATGCTGGAGCAGAAATTCTTACATTTCCATCTGCTTTTACATTAACGACTGGCATGGCACATTGGGAGGTGAGGCTTCATGAAAGTAATTTCACTCTGTCAAATTTCAGGTATGAAGGAAAATGCTTAataatgatgtgtgtgtgtgtgtgtgtgtgtgtgtgtgcgtgtgtgagaaaTAAGGTGAAAACTTCAAAGACTTGGCATCTTGTAGGTTATATCATCGTTCAGAAGAGGGTTTGCAGAGACGTAGAGATTACACGAGCCGTGATCAGTGCTGATGATGGTGTGACAGACCAACTGCTTATTTGCTCACAAACGACCGTCAAAATCATGCGGAGGAGTGGAGCGCAAAAGAAAATGAGCCCTCCCAGGTTCAACATCAACAGCCTAAAAGACACAGCGAAGGTACAATATCTCCAGGCTACCCTTTCTGAAAGATTCCCAAAGCAGTATCTGGAAGACATTGAAGCATACTGGACTACACTGAGGATCACCATCCTTGATACTTGTGAAAACATCATTAGATACAAGACCTGCAAAAACAAAGGTTGGTTTGATGAAAATGACAACAAAATAATAGAGCTAATCAACAACGAAAGGAAAACTTTCTGTGCCTGGCAGAAAGACATCAGCTGCAAGGCTAAAAAAGCAGCCCATTTCAAACAAAGGCCTTAGTCTAGCATAGGGTAAGGGGAATAAAGAATCAGTGGTGGACAGAGAAGGCCCCAGAAACACAGCAGCCTGCTGATTCTGGTGATATCAGGGTTTCTTTATTGCTGCCATGGCAGTGGCCTAAACTCCCTTCGCACCAAAGATGGATTTGCTGCTAAAGGACAATGATGCCATCGGATGGCAAGGTCACTTTCAGGAGCTACTTAATCCTAACACCACTGTTGACATTGAAATCACTTACCAGCTCCCACAACAACTCATGGAGGAGGATGTGAGTAAGCCTCCTAGTATCAAAAAGGTGCAGACAGCTTACAAGAAATTGAGGAACAACAAGGCCACCaggcctgatggaattccagcagAAATTCTCAAGGAAGGTGGCACAGAACTTTTAAATCGTATTCATGACCTGCTGGGACCAGGAGAAGATTCTGGCTGAACTCAGGGATGCCCAGATTGTCACGCTCTTCAAAAAGGGTGACAAAGCTGACTGCAGAAACCATAGTGGCATATCCCTCCTCTCTACAACAGGAAAGTACTCATCTGAATTTTATGTGACCAGTTTTCACCTCTGACAGAAGATCTCCTGCCTGAGTCTCAGTTTGGCTTCCATTCAGCCAGAGGAGTATCTGACATGATTTTTACAGCACATCAATTGCAGGAGAAAGCTCGGGAACAAAATCTCCCACATTATATGGCTTTCATAGACTTTACAAAAGCATTTGAATCCATAAATCATTTTGTCCTTTGGCAGGTACTGTCCAAAATTGGGAGCCCAGAGAAAGGTCTTGCAGCTCTTCGACAATGATATGAGTGCAACAGTCATTAGCAGCAGCAGCCGTGAGACAGCTCCTTTTAAGGTTGGGACCAGGGTCAAACAGGGGTGCATCATTGCCCCAACACTGTTTGCCATTTTCATTGCAACCATTCTTCACCTCACAGGCCAAGACCTCCCACAAGGAGTCCAGACTCTCTGTAGGACAGATGgtagtgatggggggggggggaacactctCCAATGTTAACAAGTTCAAGACAAAGAGCAAGGTGTCAACTACTTCCATCATGGAGCTCCAATATGCAGACAACATCGTAGCTCACTCTGAGGAGGATCTGCAGTGTATAATGGATGCTTTTAccagagcatacaaactcctggAACTTGATCTAAACATCAAGAAAACCCAAGTCCTGCACCAACCTGCTCCAAATCAAGCTCCTAAACCTCTAACCATCCAAGTTGACAACATCCCCCTGGAGAACACTGATCATTTCCCATACCTTGGTAGCCTTCTTTCTTCAAGAGGCAACATTACCTTGAAATAAATCACGGAATTGGCTGTGCGAGTGCAGCTGTTGCCAGGTTGAGAAAGAGGGATTTTGAAGATCAAGATATCAAGACCCACACTAAGCTTACGGTTTATAAAGCTAAAGTCCTCACCTACTTGCTATATGGAGTGGAGTCATGGACAACATACTGCAGTCACATAAAATCCTTAGAAGCTTACCATTAAAGATGCCTCTGAAAGATTCAGAGAGCTGAAGAACAGGCATGCTAACTCAAGTATCCTGTTGGAAGCTAACATTAACCCCATAGCCACAGTCGTGTATGTGATCACAATTGTGATGTGTCAGCCACATCATCCGAATCCCTGACTCCTGCCTCCCTAAACAACTCCTGTTCGGCCAAATCAAGGATGCAAAGTGGCTCCTGGAGGTCAGAAAAAGCAGCTCAAGGACTATATCGAAACCCACCCGAAGAAGTGCCACATCAACCTGAATGGATGTGAGAAGTAATCACAGGGAAAGCTGGAGAGGGACTATCTATGAGGGGAATGCACAGCCGGAAGAATACCTGCACTGTGCCACTGAGACTAAGCGGCTTCAAcataaggagagactgggaaaAGTCCAACCAGCTACATCCACCAGCATCTCAATGGCCTACACCTGCCAACACTGCAGTAGGACTTGTAGATCACAGACCGGCCTCTTCAGTTATCTCAAGACCCACAAGTGAGCAGATCAACACCAGGAAAGGAATCGTACTTAACTAcgaggtaggtgtgtgtgtgtgtgtgtgtgtgtgtgtgtgtgtgtgtgtgtgtgtgtgtgtgtgtgtgtgtgtgtgtgtgtgtgtgtgtgtgtgtgtgtgtgtgtgtgtgtctctctctctctctctcgtgtgAGGGAATGTTCCTTTAGTAGTGCATTCTGTGTGTTAGATGCATGTGTGgactcccacaatgtgacccactGTTGCCCTGCCACTCATCCTGTTCTCTCTGGCAGACTCTCCTGCGGAGCCGGGCGATCGAGACGCAGTGCTATGTGGTTGCGGCTGCACAGACAGGCCGGCACAATGACCGCCGCTTGTCCTTTGGCCACTCCATGGTGGTGGACCCCTGGGGCTGTGTGTTGGCCCAGTGTGGACAGGGCCTAGGTCTCTGCTGTGCTGAGATCGACCTGGACTACCTGCAGCAGGTGCGCCAACAGATGCCCGTGACCCAACACCGGCGGTGCGATCTCTACGGGAGTGTGGGTAAACCTCCATCCCTTAGCTGACTGTTCTCCTCATACTCTCACCAACGTTAATCAGGCACCAGAACTGTCTGTGTTTATCAAATCTTATACACCTGCTGCTGTCAATAAAGGAAATATTACCAGGGGCTGTCCGCTTAAGACTGGCAGAGGAATGAGGTGGGCATGAAGGACTGTGGGTGAAGGAGCAGAATGTGTGAGAGATGATTGAGGGGGATGGTGTATGTGAGAAAGATCTTACTAGAGTTTTTGTGGTCACTCGATGGATATTGCTGTGTAtgagcatgtgtgtgtctgtctctctggaTCCTGCCATGCAGTTGGGGATCATCATCAAATTTGTACATAAGACGGAGAAGACTTAGGCGTTTTGGTCTATATCTGTAAGAGCACTGACTACAGGagctgggacattatgttgcagatATACAGCATGTAGGTGAagccacatttggaatactgtgttcagttttggtcatcctgatgtaggaaagatgtgattaagctggaaagagtgcagaggagattactgATGATGTTGTCAGGACAGAGcgtcttttcagagcgggcagcggagtccgtggaagcagagtcctgggctttggctaagtgggcttcggcgtaaggggacttcggtaagcctgtgtgattgctcgctgaggggaagaaggtaaggtcgctaggtgctttttagacattctattaatccagttcaggtatgggggagacagtcagagcagtggtgtgctccgtatgcagtatgtgggaggtcagggtcaacacagttgttcctgatgaccacacctgcaaaaggtgcgtccagctgcagctcctatcagcccgtgttagggagttggagcaggagctggatgaactacagatcattcgggaggcagaggcagagatagataggagttatcaggaggtagtcacaccaaaaaaccaagaagtaggcagatgggtgacggtccagagaggcagagggagcaggcagagagagcagagcacccctgcggccattcccattaacaataagtataccgtactggatattgttgatggggatgacctaccaggaatgagttgcagtggtcctgcctctggcacagaggttgaaccctcaactagaaaggggaggagggaagagaagagagcgatagttttaggggactctatagttaggggggcagataggagattttgtggggcagatcgggagtctcggatggtatgttgcctccctggtgccagggtccaggacatctcagatcgggtgcaggctattcttgagaatgagggcatgaacccagatgtagtggtccatgtagggaccaatgatgtaggtaaggtgagtgagggggtcctgcttagagagttcagggagttaggagtgaagctgaaaggcaggacctccagggtgacaatctcgggactgttacctgtgccacgtgcgagtgaggcgaagaatagaatgattatgcacattaatacgaggctgagagcatggtgcaggaaggaagggttcaggtttttggataattggtctttgttccagggatattgggatctgtttcgaagggatggtcgacatctgaaccggaggggtactaacattcttgcaggagtatttgccagtgctgcttgggggggtttaaactagatgtgcagggggcagggatccagatccagagggttggtcagaaggtgcttggggttaaatgtgtagaaggtttgggtgatcttgagaaggtcatcaaaattcagggtgcaatttgcccgatggaagttcaaggagctgggttag encodes the following:
- the nit1 gene encoding deaminated glutathione amidase isoform X2, yielding MDALEALSLIVAKTEAMSSSRRALIGVGQMTASADKEHNFQQCQELVKIGAARGVHMLFLPEAFDYITPSTEETLHLAEGLDGELIERYRQLARESRLWLSLGGFHERGPHWDQDRRVYNTHLLLDDSGQTVGLYRKTHLFDVDLPGQVSLKESSFTIPGPQIELPVTTPIGKIGLAICYDLRFPEISRTLADAGAEILTFPSAFTLTTGMAHWETLLRSRAIETQCYVVAAAQTGRHNDRRLSFGHSMVVDPWGCVLAQCGQGLGLCCAEIDLDYLQQVRQQMPVTQHRRCDLYGSVGKPPSLS
- the nit1 gene encoding deaminated glutathione amidase isoform X3, with the translated sequence MLLLQFARRIGGTEAMSSSRRALIGVGQMTASADKEHNFQQCQELVKIGAARGVHMLFLPEAFDYITPSTEETLHLAEGLDGELIERYRQLARESRLWLSLGGFHERGPHWDQDRRVYNTHLLLDDSGQTVGLYRKTHLFDVDLPGQVSLKESSFTIPGPQIELPVTTPIGKIGLAICYDLRFPEISRTLADAGAEILTFPSAFTLTTGMAHWETLLRSRAIETQCYVVAAAQTGRHNDRRLSFGHSMVVDPWGCVLAQCGQGLGLCCAEIDLDYLQQVRQQMPVTQHRRCDLYGSVGKPPSLS
- the nit1 gene encoding deaminated glutathione amidase isoform X1: MISVPRDRPICVDIEFSNFRTEAMSSSRRALIGVGQMTASADKEHNFQQCQELVKIGAARGVHMLFLPEAFDYITPSTEETLHLAEGLDGELIERYRQLARESRLWLSLGGFHERGPHWDQDRRVYNTHLLLDDSGQTVGLYRKTHLFDVDLPGQVSLKESSFTIPGPQIELPVTTPIGKIGLAICYDLRFPEISRTLADAGAEILTFPSAFTLTTGMAHWETLLRSRAIETQCYVVAAAQTGRHNDRRLSFGHSMVVDPWGCVLAQCGQGLGLCCAEIDLDYLQQVRQQMPVTQHRRCDLYGSVGKPPSLS
- the nit1 gene encoding deaminated glutathione amidase isoform X4, whose protein sequence is MSSSRRALIGVGQMTASADKEHNFQQCQELVKIGAARGVHMLFLPEAFDYITPSTEETLHLAEGLDGELIERYRQLARESRLWLSLGGFHERGPHWDQDRRVYNTHLLLDDSGQTVGLYRKTHLFDVDLPGQVSLKESSFTIPGPQIELPVTTPIGKIGLAICYDLRFPEISRTLADAGAEILTFPSAFTLTTGMAHWETLLRSRAIETQCYVVAAAQTGRHNDRRLSFGHSMVVDPWGCVLAQCGQGLGLCCAEIDLDYLQQVRQQMPVTQHRRCDLYGSVGKPPSLS